Proteins encoded within one genomic window of Paramisgurnus dabryanus chromosome 13, PD_genome_1.1, whole genome shotgun sequence:
- the fam110d gene encoding protein FAM110C: protein MKPLTPIGSPSPLRLLNKGPDYLRRQMDAGCRGRSISAVERLEADKAKYVKSQQVINTKQEPVLVPCATPPPLPRRNFTVSTPSTPVLSPRRQTLPSSSSQLSEDDSRKENFQSEADVEGRDRSNANKPPTPSQRTPITKPLVAPHSAPMMRRSTGKRMLRPDSLVIYRQKKECKSPGSGGGNVNMEARGYSFVRRLFQGSMREKNSVNETAQKMVINEEKAASSRDGDSRMSWSNDKDTDGGNETRRSSRSDRESSMPQIDNTGFLEKQTKNSVHNSLRNTVGNCNKNDMDPWKPIVSRMRSDLKRSKSDLRLRCSLAVSEQERFFDFCGLDLDMVERLGPDNFLTGASSVDTLSLLLRSVGGGSEPSEFSRHSGEGLFQEELTEQIPTGVSIIERNARVIKWLYGCKNAAVQEGPKESTV, encoded by the coding sequence ATGAAACCCTTAACCCCCATTGGTTCGCCCTCTCCTCTCCGGCTCTTAAACAAGGGTCCCGATTACCTGCGCAGGCAGATGGACGCTGGATGCAGGGGTCGATCAATCAGTGCCGTTGAACGACTAGAGGCCGACAAAGCCAAATATGTTAAGAGTCAACAAGTCATCAATACCAAACAAGAACCTGTTTTAGTGCCCTGTGCCACCCCTCCACCTCTACCCCGTCGCAACTTCACCGTGTCCACACCCTCAACACCCGTTCTTTCTCCACGAAGACAAACACTTCCCTCCTCTTCATCGCAGCTCTCGGAGGACGACTCTAGGAAAGAGAATTTTCAGTCCGAAGCTGATGTGGAAGGACGCGATCGCAGCAATGCAAACAAGCCCCCCACTCCTTCCCAAAGAACCCCGATCACTAAGCCGTTAGTCGCTCCGCACAGCGCTCCGATGATGCGAAGGAGCACCGGCAAACGAATGCTGCGTCCCGACTCCCTGGTCATCTACAGACAGAAGAAAGAATGTAAGAGTCCCGGCAGCGGTGGTGGAAACGTCAACATGGAGGCCAGGGGCTACAGCTTCGTTCGAAGGCTCTTTCAAGGATCGATGCGCGAAAAAAACAGCGTGAATGAAACGGCTCAAAAAATGGTGATAAACGAAGAGAAGGCTGCTTCTTCTCGCGATGGTGACTCACGGATGTCCTGGTCCAATGACAAAGACACAGACGGTGGTAATGAGACCAGAAGATCGAGCAGATCCGATCGAGAGTCCTCGATGCCTCAAATCGACAACACCGGCTTTCTTGAGAAACAAACGAAGAACAGCGTGCATAACAGTTTACGAAACACCGTGGGTAATTGTAACAAGAACGATATGGACCCGTGGAAACCGATCGTTTCTCGAATGAGGTCAGATTTGAAACGTTCAAAGTCGGACTTGCGCCTACGCTGCTCTCTGGCTGTGTCCGAGCAGGAGCGCTTCTTTGACTTTTGCGGATTGGACCTAGATATGGTGGAGAGACTCGGACCGGATAACTTTTTAACGGGGGCCAGTTCAGTGGACACTCTCTCTTTGCTCCTGAGGAGCGTCGGAGGCGGATCAGAACCCAGCGAGTTTTCTCGGCACTCTGGAGAAGGACTTTTTCAGGAGGAGCTCACCGAGCAGATACCCACAGGTGTGTCTATTATTGAGAGAAACGCACGTGTTATTAAGTGGCTCTACGGTTGCAAGAACGCAGCAGTCCAGGAAGGACCCAAAGAGTCCACGGTTTGA